Proteins encoded in a region of the Clostridium beijerinckii genome:
- a CDS encoding LamB/YcsF family protein translates to MYKIDLNSDLGESFGAYKIGSDEEILKYVTSVNIACGFHAGDPSVMRKTVKNALLNNVSIGAHPGLPDLIGFGRRNMSITPDEAYDMVIYQVGALYGFIKAEGGTMQHVKPHGALYNMAAKDEKLAIAIAQAVYDINPELILFGLAGSESIKQGRLVGLRTASEVFADRTYQNDGSLTPRSQSDAMVTDEKESIERVIRMVKDKKVKCQQGNDIGIEAETVCIHGDSAKALNFALEINNTLTNSGIEIISFE, encoded by the coding sequence ATGTACAAAATAGATTTAAATTCAGATCTTGGGGAAAGCTTTGGTGCTTATAAAATTGGCTCTGATGAAGAGATTCTTAAGTATGTTACTTCAGTAAATATTGCTTGTGGATTTCATGCAGGCGATCCGTCAGTTATGAGAAAAACTGTTAAAAACGCTCTACTCAATAATGTATCAATTGGTGCTCATCCTGGTCTTCCAGATTTAATTGGTTTCGGAAGAAGAAATATGTCAATCACTCCAGATGAGGCATACGACATGGTAATATACCAAGTTGGAGCCTTATACGGATTTATAAAAGCTGAAGGTGGAACTATGCAGCATGTAAAACCTCATGGAGCATTATACAATATGGCTGCAAAAGATGAAAAATTAGCAATAGCAATAGCACAAGCAGTTTATGATATAAATCCAGAATTAATTTTATTTGGTCTAGCAGGAAGTGAATCAATTAAACAGGGGCGTTTAGTTGGCCTTAGAACAGCTAGTGAGGTTTTTGCAGATAGAACATATCAAAATGATGGTTCTTTAACACCAAGAAGTCAAAGTGACGCTATGGTAACTGATGAAAAAGAATCTATAGAACGCGTTATACGTATGGTTAAGGATAAAAAGGTTAAATGTCAGCAAGGTAATGATATAGGTATTGAAGCCGAAACTGTATGCATTCATGGGGATAGTGCTAAAGCTTTAAACTTTGCTCTTGAAATAAATAACACTTTAACTAATTCGGGTATAGAAATTATTTCTTTTGAGTAA